In the genome of Coraliomargarita algicola, one region contains:
- a CDS encoding SulP family inorganic anion transporter, giving the protein MTQNKYFQEWFSNPRRDIIAGTVVALALIPESLAFAIIAGVDPKVTLYASFCIAITIAFVGGRPGMISAATGAIALLIGSLVANHGVQYLLAATLLTGVLQILCGVFKLADLMRFVSKSVVTGFVNALAILYFITQVNEMMGQTWIMYAMVAGGLVIIYGFPRLTTAVPSPLICIIVLTTVSITMGLDTSLKTVGDMGDLPSSLPSFLFPDVPWNWETFMIVLPYAIPMTVVGLLESLMTAGILDDFTDTESDKNRECKGQGISNLVAGFFGGMGGCAMIGQSVINVKSGGRGRLSTAASGIVLLILIFVLGDLVNQIPIAALVAVMLMVSFGTFNWSSIKGLRKNHLTSSIVMVSTVVAVVVTHNLAIGVGIGVVLSALFFAYKVSRLLEISSELEVSKKKRTYSVVGQLFFVSADTFADAFDFHEVLEHVTIDVTHAHFWDLSAVGALDRVVLKFRREGTEVEIVGLNEASKTLVLKIATHDKPGAEDAAGGH; this is encoded by the coding sequence ATGACACAGAACAAATATTTCCAAGAGTGGTTCTCGAATCCGCGCCGCGACATCATCGCAGGCACGGTGGTGGCGCTTGCGCTGATCCCGGAGTCCCTCGCATTTGCCATCATCGCGGGTGTGGACCCGAAAGTCACACTCTACGCGTCATTCTGCATCGCGATTACCATTGCATTTGTCGGTGGTCGTCCGGGAATGATTTCCGCAGCAACTGGCGCGATTGCGTTGTTAATTGGTTCACTGGTCGCCAACCATGGTGTGCAATATCTACTGGCCGCGACATTGTTGACGGGGGTGCTACAGATATTATGCGGCGTCTTTAAATTGGCGGATCTGATGCGCTTCGTCTCAAAATCGGTGGTCACCGGCTTTGTCAATGCACTCGCGATTCTCTATTTCATCACCCAAGTCAATGAGATGATGGGGCAAACTTGGATCATGTATGCGATGGTCGCGGGGGGCTTAGTCATCATTTACGGCTTTCCGCGCTTAACCACCGCAGTGCCGTCTCCACTAATTTGCATCATCGTACTCACCACGGTTTCAATCACAATGGGCCTGGATACGAGCCTGAAAACCGTCGGCGATATGGGCGACTTGCCGAGTTCCCTGCCGTCTTTCCTCTTCCCGGATGTGCCTTGGAACTGGGAAACCTTCATGATTGTTCTGCCCTACGCAATTCCGATGACAGTGGTCGGCCTGCTGGAGTCTCTGATGACTGCGGGCATTTTGGACGACTTTACCGACACCGAAAGTGACAAGAATCGCGAATGTAAGGGGCAAGGCATTTCCAATCTCGTGGCCGGCTTCTTCGGTGGCATGGGTGGTTGCGCTATGATCGGGCAGTCCGTGATCAACGTCAAATCAGGCGGTCGTGGTCGTCTATCGACCGCGGCCTCTGGGATCGTATTGCTGATTCTCATATTTGTGCTAGGTGATTTGGTGAATCAAATTCCGATCGCGGCGTTGGTAGCGGTCATGCTGATGGTCTCGTTCGGCACCTTTAACTGGTCCTCCATCAAAGGGCTGCGTAAGAATCACCTCACCTCCAGCATCGTGATGGTTTCGACAGTCGTGGCCGTAGTGGTGACCCACAACTTGGCGATCGGCGTCGGTATCGGCGTCGTTCTCAGCGCGCTATTCTTTGCTTACAAGGTATCGCGACTCCTCGAGATCTCCTCCGAACTGGAAGTTTCTAAGAAAAAGCGCACCTACTCCGTCGTCGGACAACTCTTTTTCGTTTCAGCGGATACCTTCGCCGATGCCTTCGACTTCCATGAAGTGCTGGAGCATGTCACAATCGACGTCACGCATGCGCACTTCTGGGATTTATCCGCCGTCGGCGCCTTGGACCGAGTTGTCTTGAAATTCCGCCGCGAAGGCACTGAAGTAGAGATCGTCGGATTGAACGAAGCCAGCAAAACACTCGTTCTAAAAATAGCCACACACGACAAGCCCGGCGCAGAAGATGCGGCAGGCGGCCACTAG
- a CDS encoding LacI family DNA-binding transcriptional regulator — protein MSAPSKKKAVSLRHLAEVAGVSRMTVSRAFKEDASIKPELRKKILKVAKELGYAPDTMVSELMTSFASRRPINYQETFAAIWWPERWQHIDSGHGFEADIYHGLNEGAQLHGRRIDHFVLTKDMPPRVISRMLEARNIQGVILTPPAAAEIEAPKLDWKKLSAVTIGSSLREPKFHRAQASHYNAMIQALEILQSRGYKNPCLLVRSDVERRMLRAYTAAFLAWEYPHKHIWHAATPSSEGLSNWLKKIEPDVIIADWDPWIDYISTDDKAYGFVSLAVRDKNGPITGIYQNTARIAKGAIDLLVRARLTHEVGEPLEPLLMLTAGAWIEGSSLNQIAHKAIAKH, from the coding sequence ATGTCTGCCCCTTCTAAAAAAAAGGCTGTTTCTCTTCGCCACCTCGCTGAAGTGGCTGGTGTTTCTCGAATGACGGTTTCTCGCGCTTTTAAAGAAGACGCATCCATTAAACCGGAACTTCGAAAGAAAATTCTCAAAGTCGCCAAAGAGCTGGGTTATGCTCCAGATACAATGGTGAGCGAACTGATGACTAGCTTTGCCAGCCGTCGTCCGATCAACTACCAGGAAACATTCGCGGCCATCTGGTGGCCGGAGCGTTGGCAGCATATCGATTCCGGACACGGGTTCGAAGCGGACATCTACCATGGCTTAAATGAAGGTGCTCAATTACATGGTCGGCGCATAGATCATTTTGTCCTGACCAAAGATATGCCGCCTCGAGTCATATCCCGTATGCTTGAAGCCCGAAATATACAGGGTGTCATTCTCACGCCACCGGCCGCTGCGGAAATCGAGGCTCCAAAATTAGATTGGAAAAAACTCAGCGCGGTCACCATCGGAAGTTCTCTACGCGAACCCAAGTTTCACCGAGCCCAGGCCAGTCACTATAACGCGATGATCCAAGCGCTGGAAATCCTTCAAAGCCGTGGTTATAAAAATCCCTGCCTACTGGTTCGTAGCGATGTGGAACGTCGAATGCTCCGCGCTTACACGGCCGCCTTTCTCGCATGGGAATATCCCCACAAACACATTTGGCATGCCGCCACTCCAAGTTCGGAAGGCCTCTCGAATTGGCTAAAGAAAATCGAGCCCGATGTCATCATCGCAGACTGGGATCCTTGGATCGACTATATATCAACAGATGATAAAGCCTACGGCTTCGTCTCTCTAGCCGTGCGCGATAAAAATGGCCCCATCACTGGCATCTATCAAAATACGGCTCGAATCGCAAAAGGTGCTATCGACCTACTCGTACGCGCTCGCTTAACTCACGAAGTTGGGGAACCACTTGAACCACTTTTGATGTTAACCGCTGGCGCATGGATTGAAGGAAGTAGCCTGAATCAGATCGCGCATAAAGCCATCGCAAAGCACTAA
- a CDS encoding glycosyl hydrolase family 28 protein, whose amino-acid sequence MSELLLLMRNCFAFSRFLPIAVCILLSALSVGGSTLEIRASRDAFIRASQSAANTSNESNGIFIVGDTLTPNDYLRGLLSFDTRHSALVGTQINSVQLILTISSRDLSNGGSLHDLIDLDLHGLDVDYIESEVDWYHRSNSDLWQNGGGDFGALLDRVQANPATVDEEDVIVFSSPYLTEDFIKSIGGDYALLLKLRIENQLRSVFRFCSRSAAYELQPVLLVDYTPSEIVVPVPGHLERPDSARYSLMAGGRSVAVKAERYSFDVAMFTMGDGVVAIDIECASDFTSYTLKPDRYGLEVSRSGNRLHFQIESARNMVLQIPGRTPLAIIVTPLERGLPDPSDPDVRYFWPGIQDVGVIRPQSGQTIYFAPGALVKGRIEAKGVSDVRVCGRGILETAGYSVRSEGDAGILFENSENIIVEGIGVRSFYTWWQTLYLNCRNVEVAHSNIFGIGVNTDGVDIDAVKNFVVRDSFIRAEDDGLGWHSLNAAVNGERITENAIANNIIIWNTGAGNGIRIGASMEAQLWRNITIRNVDILQHAGAGIYSDYSDWAWMENLRFENIVIEKASKPIDFHIGSTIYSNSTGYLNERGHMDGLVFENVKMNGGTIRLAGYDATHRINNLRFINCVNGGEAVAGLSDISVNAFVTDIGFNEDLTPYPVLHPGSLVVADLESVIAGGVQYIEDNTDAVKGRRRVYIANSIGDSIEHLFSADESGSYRLKLNLWHSPGSARIHVFLNDTLLTTIELYQSLEAERSLDLGSQNLHSGEHYRLRIEIDGRHSSSSGYAVHLDELKVLNALEAWRDDYFESRAHLVSARNEMDADGDGAANLFEYMLGTHPLRWDDFSLLNQKVESGAEFTFEHPIPALLDCSLEVSSDLMVWDVIALIRRGESAWGLEEVGERTWPELALQTDLLSANTRLKVGVSVLPNSSVDQIFYRARVAEP is encoded by the coding sequence ATGTCTGAGTTATTATTATTAATGAGAAATTGCTTTGCGTTTTCTCGATTCCTTCCCATCGCGGTATGTATTCTGCTTTCAGCTTTGTCAGTCGGCGGATCGACTCTGGAGATTCGTGCGAGTCGCGATGCATTTATTCGGGCCTCACAGAGTGCTGCCAATACCAGTAATGAATCCAATGGCATTTTCATTGTAGGAGATACCTTAACACCGAATGACTATTTGAGAGGTCTTCTAAGCTTTGATACGCGGCATTCGGCATTAGTGGGAACTCAGATCAATAGTGTTCAGCTTATTCTAACCATTAGCTCAAGAGATTTAAGCAACGGGGGGAGTCTCCATGACTTAATAGACCTGGATCTACATGGGCTGGATGTGGATTATATTGAGTCGGAAGTCGATTGGTATCACCGCAGCAACTCAGATTTATGGCAGAATGGAGGAGGTGATTTCGGTGCCTTATTAGATCGTGTTCAGGCGAACCCGGCGACAGTTGACGAAGAGGACGTGATTGTATTCAGCAGTCCCTATCTAACGGAAGATTTTATAAAATCAATAGGAGGAGACTATGCGCTTTTGCTCAAGCTCCGTATCGAGAATCAATTACGCTCGGTTTTTCGTTTTTGCTCAAGGTCGGCAGCGTATGAATTACAGCCTGTATTACTGGTCGACTACACGCCTAGTGAGATCGTTGTGCCAGTGCCCGGTCACTTGGAGCGTCCGGATAGTGCTAGATATTCACTCATGGCTGGTGGGAGATCAGTCGCTGTTAAGGCCGAGCGTTACAGTTTTGATGTTGCGATGTTCACGATGGGGGATGGGGTAGTGGCAATTGATATCGAATGTGCAAGTGATTTTACGAGTTATACACTGAAGCCGGATCGGTATGGTCTTGAAGTGAGTCGTTCGGGAAATCGGCTTCATTTTCAAATTGAGAGCGCTCGGAACATGGTTTTGCAGATTCCGGGGCGCACACCTCTGGCAATCATCGTAACTCCGTTGGAAAGAGGTTTGCCCGATCCATCGGATCCTGACGTGCGCTACTTTTGGCCTGGCATACAAGACGTGGGGGTGATACGGCCACAAAGCGGTCAAACGATCTATTTTGCGCCCGGAGCTTTAGTTAAAGGACGTATTGAAGCTAAAGGTGTGAGTGACGTCCGGGTTTGTGGGCGTGGTATTCTTGAAACGGCTGGTTATTCGGTGCGTTCTGAAGGGGATGCTGGAATTCTATTTGAAAATAGTGAGAACATCATTGTGGAGGGCATCGGCGTGCGTAGTTTTTACACTTGGTGGCAAACGCTGTATTTGAACTGTCGGAATGTGGAGGTTGCTCACTCGAATATTTTCGGGATTGGGGTGAATACAGATGGCGTCGATATTGATGCGGTTAAAAATTTTGTGGTGCGTGATAGTTTTATTCGAGCGGAGGATGATGGACTAGGCTGGCACTCGCTGAACGCGGCTGTGAACGGAGAGAGGATCACCGAAAATGCGATCGCGAATAACATAATTATTTGGAATACAGGTGCTGGAAACGGTATTCGCATCGGAGCATCCATGGAGGCGCAGTTGTGGCGGAATATTACGATTCGAAATGTCGATATACTTCAGCATGCTGGTGCTGGTATTTATAGCGATTACTCCGATTGGGCGTGGATGGAGAATTTGCGTTTTGAGAATATCGTTATTGAGAAAGCATCCAAGCCAATTGATTTTCATATTGGATCCACCATTTATAGTAATTCAACCGGTTACTTGAATGAGCGTGGTCATATGGATGGGCTAGTGTTCGAAAATGTAAAGATGAACGGTGGAACCATTCGGTTGGCGGGTTACGATGCGACTCACCGAATCAATAACCTTCGGTTCATCAACTGTGTGAATGGAGGCGAGGCGGTTGCGGGCTTATCTGATATCTCGGTTAATGCCTTTGTGACGGATATCGGTTTCAATGAAGATTTGACTCCTTATCCTGTATTGCATCCCGGGAGTCTTGTTGTCGCTGATTTGGAATCGGTGATTGCTGGTGGCGTCCAATATATTGAAGATAATACAGATGCAGTTAAAGGGCGTCGACGTGTCTATATTGCAAATTCAATAGGTGATTCTATCGAGCATCTTTTCTCGGCCGATGAAAGTGGAAGCTATCGCTTGAAACTCAATTTATGGCATAGCCCTGGTTCGGCCCGAATTCATGTTTTTCTGAACGATACTTTGCTTACAACTATAGAATTGTATCAGAGTTTGGAGGCTGAACGGAGTCTGGATCTGGGGAGCCAAAATCTGCATTCCGGCGAGCATTACCGATTGCGAATCGAGATTGATGGGCGACATTCCAGTAGTTCTGGATATGCTGTGCATTTAGATGAATTGAAAGTGCTGAACGCCTTAGAGGCTTGGAGAGATGACTATTTTGAGAGTCGTGCGCATCTCGTTTCTGCGAGGAATGAGATGGATGCGGATGGAGATGGCGCTGCCAATTTATTTGAATATATGCTGGGGACTCACCCGTTGAGATGGGATGACTTTAGTTTACTCAATCAAAAAGTAGAATCCGGTGCGGAGTTCACCTTTGAGCATCCGATTCCGGCTTTGCTGGATTGTTCACTTGAGGTTTCTTCGGATCTTATGGTTTGGGATGTGATCGCCTTAATCCGTCGCGGCGAGAGCGCCTGGGGGCTGGAGGAGGTAGGTGAGAGAACATGGCCGGAGCTTGCTTTGCAAACCGATCTTTTGAGTGCCAACACCCGATTAAAGGTGGGGGTGAGTGTCTTACCAAATTCGTCGGTAGATCAGATTTTCTATCGGGCACGTGTGGCTGAACCGTAA